The following nucleotide sequence is from Populus nigra chromosome 15, ddPopNigr1.1, whole genome shotgun sequence.
ATTAAAGTGTGattgcggttattttttaaaataatttttatttataaatatattaaaaatgattttattttattttttaaaaattatttttaatatatattgatctaaaaatattaaaaaaatttaattgttttttaaaaatactcttaaaacgGAAAGACAAGGACGGGGAGAAGTACACGAGGATGCTGTCCAGTTTCTAAATCcaagtagataaaaaaaaaaaaaaagatcaacagCTCACCCCAAACAGGAGCATCAGATCTTCGCCTCCGGTTCGCTTCATATTTGATTCATGACTACCAATTGACTACTCCCTCTCTGAGCGCACAGAGTAAGAAGtgcaaaagagaaaacaaaataaataaataaatttatttctccTCTAAGCAATGTTGAGAAGAGAACCATTTCTCTGCAAACTCATCTTTTTGCTCTTCTGTTTCGCTTCGCTCTCACTCGCTGACGAACTCAACGAGTCAGATCGGCTCGAGTTCACCGCCAACACTTCAATCTCTAACACCTCTCTCTCTAAACCTAGAGAAGGCAGTAGCTTCGCTGATATCATCGATAAAGCTCTCGAGAAAGAGTTCACTGAAAATGACCAAAACGAAGGTTCGTTTTTCTCGATTTTAAGGTTTAGTTCTTGTATTTTGAGTTGAAGAAGTATTAAATCACTCTTAATTCAGTTaactattgttgtttttttttgttactagtTGTTAGTTCTTGAGATTCGTTGAGTGTCATTTTGGTGCATTGTACTTTATTGACGGTTGATAAATAGAGGATTAGATCTTGCCTTCTTAGACTCATTTTCAAAATCTCAGAGTCGGAAACTCTATGGAATTTTCAGTCTTATTGAGAAATTTTGCCCTTTAAatcttattcaattttaattcttaGGCTTGGTACGATGCTATAGTGACCTGCATTTTAAATTGAAGGTATATGACAATAGAGTAGAGTCGAACAATTCAATTTATACTGGAATTCTGCTATGTTGGTTATTGTTTGCGCAAAAGACGAATCACCGGAGCTTTGCATGCCTATTTATAACATCTAGCTAATCATGGTTCCTCCCTTACCTATTTTGTCTTATCGGCAGCAACTGATGCTGGAAGCTTCAACAACAGCGTCGCAGAACAGCAGGTTGGTTGTGTTTTATTCTTCTCAGATTTTGAAGCAACTGATTTAACTCTATTGAAGCAATTAGTTTATGGATGTAACAGGGATTTATTCAACACAAAATCAATGATTGAGGCACAATGTAACTTAAGAAGTCAGATAATGccattctttttgtttctttgctatGTTTAATTAGAATTCTTTAACTAATTAATGCTTTTATAATTCCTATGAATTATCTGAGATTCTGATCAAGTCttttctaattgaaaaaatGCACCATGACAAGAAACACTTTCAATGGTGGtgttcttctcttctcttgtatttatttttattgttgttttaattattttttgttcatcaTAAATTTGATCagttgcattaaaaaaaagtctgcTTGATTTTGAGCTTCTATCTTTCCCCTTGTTTGAATTCATTTGGAACAAGTTTTTGCTGAACATTTCTTCTTGATACCTTTTGTGTTGCTCAGGCAGTTTTGGAAACTGTTGCCAGAGTTAAATCGAAGAAAAATGACTCAAAAGAGGAAAAGTATAAGCTTCTGTCTTGTAAATTAGTGgctttcttgtttattttttgatgtttaagtTGGTTTCTGCATTTACTTGGTATATATTGTTGCTGTATCATTTGAAAAATTTCTCTCTTGAATCTCATTTTAGGTTGTTTAAATTTCAACATGTTTTCAATTTGGACAATGATAATGGAGCAGAAGATACCCCAACACTGATTGATCGAAAGGTATCATTGGTTCATTGGAAGCTTTCCGGAGTTGGTGACATTATTAGTATTATACTTGCTAAATAATTGTTTGTTTCAGGATAATGTCTTCATTATATccaattttaaatcaaaatatcctGTGCTGCAGCTAGACTTGCGGTAAGTGTACTAATCTCTTATATGTGATGCATTTTATTTCTCTTACTCAGCTGGTAATCAATCTGAAATTGTTGCCTTGTAGATTGATATCAGATTTGGTTGTCGTCATTGTGTCTGCAACTTGTGGTGGCATTGCATTTGCTTGTGCTGGACAACCGGTCTGATTATATTTGATCTCTGCTTAGTTCATGACTCACTGCAATGCTAAGATATAATTCAATGTCTGAGCATTCCATTTCGTTAAGTTGTACCATCTTATCATGCCACTCTTATATCACTGTTTCTAATGGTAAAATTTTGCAGGTCATTACTGGATACTTGCTAGCAGGATCTATTATTGGTCCTGGAGGGTTCAACTTTGTCAGTGAAATGGTTCAAGTATGTAGCATAGATGTGCATTCCTCTGCCAGTTCCCCTAAAACATTTCTAAACAATTCTTTCTTTGCCTTAGTTCTctactttaatatattaatgagaCAGGCTCTGAATGCATAATGTAGCACTAATAACAAATGGATTATTTTGTGAAGATTATTTTAGTCTTAAATCCTAAAGTTTTGATAATTCACCTTTACCATACACAGTTTTAACAGAGATTGTTCTTTACATCAAAAAGTTCTCAAATGATTTGAGGGTATTAAATATAGCTTTTGCAACCAGCAGTTAAATGATTGACCTCTGTCATAATTGCAGCTGTAAACAAGATACCATATTATCTTCTTATGATGTTTTGCAAACACAAAATAACAACTTTCCAAGCAATTGTtgcaattttgtaattttaatggCATAGCTTGCCatgttattaatgttaattttcttCTACCAACTTCACAATTGACTTGTTTTTCACGCATGCATGCCAGGTTGAGACGGTGGCTCAGTTTGgtgtaatttttcttctttttgcctTAGGCCTGGAGTTCTCGACAACAAAAGTCTGTTTTtgaccttcttcttcttctttcttaatgattttttttttcattaaaattatatctaaaattcatcttcttcaatttcaGCTTCGAGTTGTCCGAGCAGTTGCTGTTGTAGGCGGCctgcttgaaattattttattcatgttcTTATGTGGCATTACAGCCATGGTATGATAATCTACTTATTGTTTCAGAAATTATATGCAATTATATTGCTGAGTTTCCCTTAACATGTGAAGACCACTTTTACCAAAGCATACACCAATTGATTGTTTAACCAAATCACAAGGAACAAAGCATTGGATTCTAGAAAATTTCTATCtgatgaaataagaaatgattttAGGTATGCAATTTTTGGCCCAAAAATTGACAATTTAATGAATGACAGTTATAGAAATGATCCCATACTCAATACAGCAGTAACTTCTTTTTTCCCATTCTATAGTTTATGGCTCTTAGATTTTGGTATCAGGCTTTGACCATACTGACTATTATAATGTCACCATGCCACTTTCATACCCAGTGGAGTAATGGGATTAGAGTTCAAATATGCATGATGGTTCCTAATTTTGTGCCTATGGTAGTTGCTGCATGGTTTCATTGTAAAATTGGATCAAATGTGCATCTTTTCTATCACAATGTTTCAAAGTTTTAATTCTCTTTTAAACCCACTGGCAGTAAAATCTCGAGTTCTTACCTGCCATTGTGGTGCATGCACAGTGGAGGTATTGTATCATTGGTTTTGCTGCAAAGCATGTTGCATTTGTATGATATGTAGGGTATATTGCACACAGCTATTCATTCTTGATGTTGCAGTTCTGATTGGATGCTGTTTGCAGTTATGTGGTGGTAAGTCTTCTGAGGGTGTGTTTGTTGGTGCGTTTCTTTCGATGTCTTCAACAGCAGTGGTAAAAACCTTATCCAAATGTGTCATGAATCATTTGGACTACCTCTCATCATAGAATTTGTGATATAACACCATGATCTCAAAGGTGCATGGTTTGGTGCAGGTATTGAAGTTCTTGATGGAAAAGAATTCTACCAACGCCCTTCATGGGCAAGTTACCATTGGAACTCTTATTTTGCAGGTTGAAGTTCTTTTCACTCATTCTTCAATTCTCTCTTTTGTTTGTTGTGTTTCATTGTTTGCTTTCTGGCACTCAACTTATCCATGTGAACTTTCCTTCTACCTCTTGCATCTTTGGGTTGTTGTACCTCTCAGGACTGTGCAGTTGGTTTGCTGTTTGCACTGCTTCCTGTTTTAGGTGGAACTTCTGGTGTTCTTCAAGGACTAATGTCCATGACTAAAGTGTAAGTAAACATTAGTTACCTTGAGCTGTCAACTTTGTCCTTTGGAGTTAGCTTGCATACATGCATGCGTGCTCAGGCATATTAAAGCTGTTTATCTGTTATAATATGCTCACTCTTGTTTCCAGGTTGGTGGTGTTGATTGCATTTTTGGCTGTTCTTTCTATATTATCTTGTACTTGGGTTCCATGGTTTCTTAAATTGATGATGAGCCTGTCATCACAGGTAcacatttatttgataaatgagtttttttttgaagttactCTGCTGTGGgctttttgaaagaaattgtGTACGTGTGTTTTAGCTACATTGCACTTTTTATCAAGACTAATGCATTTTTGCAGACAAATGAACTCTATCAATTAGCATCAGTCGCATTCTGCTTGCTTGTGGCCTGGGTATGTTTCATCTGCTTTTGTTACACCTCTACAAGTATTCTCTTCtatgcttgcttgcttgctatGTTTCATTTGGGTTCCTATACATGTAGAGAATCAAACAGTTGCTGTGAGAGAgttgtatttttgtttcatttggGTTCATATTTATGTACAGAAATCAAACAGCTGCTCTGAAAGAGTTGTATTTAGAGCATTTGAACCAGTGAATTGTGATATGTTGGGCTTTAATTGTCCAATGTGTTTCATCATGGTGATGAAGTCTTGTATTATAGTTAAGCTCATGAATAGAGATTGTTTATTAGGAAACGCTGTATGGTATATAAAATTGTTGATATGCCATGCGTAGAAACAATACTTAATTTGTAAGTGAAATAGTAGATCCCAGAATATTATTCCATTTTGAACATGGTTATTTTTCTAaccaaaaaataagatattggaTCTCGGTGTGTTGGGCATCTGGTTTAGAGGGTTCCTTCAGAGGATGAGAATCCCAAAGATAGATGACAACTTAAAGAGTGGTGTGTATCTGCATGGCACATACAACCATAGTTAATTGGGCtgttattgttatttgattttggtTGCAGCTGATAATGCTTTGATGTGTTGCATTGCTTAAAGTCCTTATGTTCTCTGCTTCATTTTGCATCTTAAAGGGTTTCATGAGATAATTTAAGCTGCCTATCTCTGTCAATTTCTTTGCATTGCAGGTTAAATGACactatgatctttttttttttatataatattccaGAGTAGTGATAAGCTTGGTCTAAGCCTAGAACTGGGTTCATTTGCTGCTGGGGTGATGATATCAACAACTGATCTTGCTCAGCATACACTAGAACAAGTAAGTGTATACACTAGAACAAGCAAGTTAAAGTTAGTGTGCTCTTTTGTCAATGGAAGTTGTGAAGGTGTATGTATTTGTATACTGTAATATATGCAGCAGCTGAGGTGATGCTGCAACCATGAAACACAGAAGTGGTTCCTTCTCCTTTATTTAgtaatgtaaatattttttaccatcAGGAGATTCTTGAAATTAGTTAGGCTTTCCATGATGGCACTAGAATCAAGCAATGAAATGCTACTCTAATCTGACTGGTTGACTCAACTGAATTTGGactttttgttattgttgttgttttcagTAATGAATAGAGGTAATCCTTGTCCCATAGGTGTAGACAATGTTGTTTGTTTCTGCTAAATGAATACTAGACTGTATTTGAGGTGCTCTTCAGGGATGTATTTTGGAATAAGTAAATGCTATGGTGGATGTGTGAAACCACAATGCTATCGTGCAATATAGTCGCAGTTCATCCTTGCAacaatagtttaatttttattttgttgaagctTTTGACATTTGATATTTGTTACCAGTACCAGAGTGCTATCTCAGTTACTTCACACATGAAGCTTGTTCCTTGTGCAGATTGAACCTATTCGGAATTTCTTTGCTGCTCTTTTCCTTGCCAGCATTGGAATGCTGATCCATGTTCATTTTCTCTGGAGCCATGTTGATATATTACTGGCATCTGTTATATTGGTCATCATCATAAAAACAGCCATAATCACTGCTGTTGTGAAGGGATTTGGTTACAACAACAAGACATCACTTCTTGTAAGATTTTGTGATGGCTTACTGGTTCTATTGCTTTCAAGAATACCGGTTGTTGATTGAGGAAACCTAATTA
It contains:
- the LOC133674778 gene encoding K(+) efflux antiporter 6-like isoform X1 — translated: MLRREPFLCKLIFLLFCFASLSLADELNESDRLEFTANTSISNTSLSKPREGSSFADIIDKALEKEFTENDQNEATDAGSFNNSVAEQQAVLETVARVKSKKNDSKEEKLFKFQHVFNLDNDNGAEDTPTLIDRKDNVFIISNFKSKYPVLQLDLRLISDLVVVIVSATCGGIAFACAGQPVITGYLLAGSIIGPGGFNFVSEMVQVETVAQFGVIFLLFALGLEFSTTKLRVVRAVAVVGGLLEIILFMFLCGITAMLCGGKSSEGVFVGAFLSMSSTAVVLKFLMEKNSTNALHGQVTIGTLILQDCAVGLLFALLPVLGGTSGVLQGLMSMTKVLVVLIAFLAVLSILSCTWVPWFLKLMMSLSSQTNELYQLASVAFCLLVAWSSDKLGLSLELGSFAAGVMISTTDLAQHTLEQIEPIRNFFAALFLASIGMLIHVHFLWSHVDILLASVILVIIIKTAIITAVVKGFGYNNKTSLLVGMSLAQIGEFAFVLLSRASNLHLVEGKLYLLLLGTTALSLVTTTLLFKLIPAVMHLGVLLRWFPPDSAVEVGSKGEIFRSDSGKQRISVLVEVPHNS
- the LOC133674778 gene encoding K(+) efflux antiporter 6-like isoform X2; translation: MLRREPFLCKLIFLLFCFASLSLADELNESDRLEFTANTSISNTSLSKPREGSSFADIIDKALEKEFTENDQNEATDAGSFNNSVAEQQAVLETVARVKSKKNDSKEEKLFKFQHVFNLDNDNGAEDTPTLIDRKDNVFIISNFKSKYPVLQLDLRLISDLVVVIVSATCGGIAFACAGQPVITGYLLAGSIIGPGGFNFVSEMVQVETVAQFGVIFLLFALGLEFSTTKLRVVRAVAVVGGLLEIILFMFLCGITAMLCGGKSSEGVFVGAFLSMSSTAVVLKFLMEKNSTNALHGQVTIGTLILQDCAVGLLFALLPVLGGTSGVLQGLMSMTKVLVVLIAFLAVLSILSCTWVPWFLKLMMSLSSQTNELYQLASVAFCLLVAWSSDKLGLSLELGSFAAGVMISTTDLAQHTLEQIEPIRNFFAALFLASIGMLIHVHFLWSHVDILLASVILVIIIKTAIITAVVKGFGYNNKTSLLVGMSLAQIGEFAFVLLSRASNLHLVEGKLYLLLLGTTALSLPSCGCHLEARPVIRVGNAFLSPLFKKEVSGGIELPKM